A segment of the Mercurialis annua linkage group LG4, ddMerAnnu1.2, whole genome shotgun sequence genome:
ATTAGAGGTTGATCCCGAGAATAGAAATACCCTTACAGAGAACCCAAAACCTCAAATTGCAGCTTTTCTCATAAAACTTGATAACAAAAGAGCCATCAAGGTATGTATCCAACTTTGTATTTGCAATTTAACTCTGTTTGATTAAACCAACAATCGAACTCCTTTAACTTAGTTTGATTTTTTCCTTCAAAAATTGTTCAGTTTTGGGACATTCGGTTGATCtttagtttatatttgtttgatttttggttgacatTTAGTTAATATTCagttgacatttggttgattttcagttgacatttagttgattcTCGGTTGACATTTGATTAATCTTTAAAACTTGgccaaattataaaataaaagttttaacATATTATATATAACTCATTAATACAGTCAAAATCGACGCTTGTCAAACTTAAAAAAGGACAATGGTAATAGTAGTTTTGAACAATGTCGCAAAAAAAAGTCAATTGGTTGATATACGGTTGATTTTCAGttgctatttattttatttgaagtttattatcaataaattaaatctttttcttttgtataaaataatttatcttactattaaggggggggggggggggggttaatattatttttttttaccggAGGGGGTGGTTAATATGAATTCCAAAAATGATGGATATAtggtaataataattatttttcttgaaaaaaaaattgcttatATCTAAAAATCCGTGTGTAGAGAGGTCGAGCaccaaataagttttaaataatggtattttatatatttaaaaatctgAAGTTGACAATAAGTTGATTTATGGTTAATTAAAcatatgataaaataatattaaaatcaatataaCTAAAAGTCAgttaaaagtgaaaaataaaactcaacAAACGACTTAATTCATCGCTACATACGAAAGATGAATTCAATTCATCAGTAAAATCTCTGCCAATCATCTAAACCgactttttaacaattgaaaaGCATGATTTGCAAATCTACTATTGAAAGCATAAAATTAAATCGAACATGAATCGGTCCCTCTAAAATAACATGACGAAATTTGCTATGAATAAGTGGTATCTCATAAAACTCAAGACAGACATTGTGGAAAAAACGTAGGCAATAGAATGGGGAAAATACATTTAATATTGCCGCATCCACATCACTGCAACATCCAATTAACAAATGCCaatcaaaacataatttttccaatttttctattttatgtcAACTTTAATATCCAAAGAAAAGCAGGTACTGATTGTTTTTAACTTCCTTGTTAAAGATTAATTACTATTTGTTCTAAAGCTTTCTTGTTTTTAACTTCCAATTTCTTCAATTTATATCAACTATAATATCCAAAGAACATGAATCAGTTTATAACCAAAATTGAAATTGGCCCTGAAAACTTTTGgtacattaattaaaaaaccaCATCTACCCCATAAAAGATACAGAACCCAGATTCAAAGGCATCTGCAGAATcatgaattaaaaagaaaagccGACTTGCCAAGTTCTTCAAATTATCAATAACTAGAGACCTAAGAATTTGAATAATTCAAAAGAAACAGCcatcaatttatattttgataccAGTAGTGTTCTAATGTATATTTTTATGTTGTCGGCGGTGGTGGTGGAGAAAATGGAGACCCTTCGTTGTTGTCGGCGGGTTAGGTTGTGGATCGACTATGCTGGCGATGGTGGTGAAGATGATGAAGGAGGTGACTGTTGATGGTAGTCGTGGTGGTTATTTGCTGAAATCAGTTTTGGTTTATGAATCCAACTAAGGAAGAAGAGCAAGTGATACTAACACTGCATATTTTCATGCATGTTCGAGGCAACGGTCGATTAATAATCGTTTAAAAGGAATAGAAGATGAGAATGGTATATGGACCTCTGATCCACAACAAATGCAGAaagtaattgaaaattattttatatccaTTTTTTCATCTTGTTCTCCATCACAATTCCATACAGTAACAAATGGTCTTCGTTGTCGGGTGACTTCTACTATGAATTCTGTTCTCATATCAAATGTGACAGATTTGGAAATTAAGAAAGCGGTTTTTGATATCAACCCGACAGGTTCACCAGGAGATGATGGTATGACTGCACAATTTTTTCAGACATATTGGGATTTAATTAAGAaggatataatattaaatgtcCGTGACTTCTTCAGGTACTCCACTCTTCCTGctcgtaaaatttattttcctttAAATTTGCCTCtgtctttattttctttatatcTTATTTTGTTAATCACTCAATCTATATAGTTTAGgtaataaatttaagttttagTGACTTTTTCATTAAAAGTAAGTTTTTGGATCGTTGAACATCTTTCTAACTTAACCTACGAGTCCTTAATTTTTGTAACTCTCAATTTGTTCCATGTTTTCAATCTTTGGTCTAgaaaatttatcattattttgCTGTTATTGCCCTCTATATATAATACTCTAATATAATTTTCACAATCttacttttaatatatatagttGATCTTAACGGTTCATCTGTCTAATGTTTAAACATACTTTATACATAAAAGGTACCTTTCTCAATTGGCATAGTAATAACatgttttattgatttattgatATAAAACTCTATTAGTCAAATATCCGTATATTATTTCACTTCCAACTCTTCTATATTGGTACAggtctaattttatttttaaatctatgTATCTTATAAATATTACACCTTTACAATAGTACACATCTATTATTGAGCATCTATGATAGCAAAATTTGTACTTTGTTCAGATTATCAGTTTTACCAAATATATGCTATTACTAATACTCAACTATAATAAACTAAACTTACACTATGGTCAAAATCTTCATTTTCTGCCTCATTTGAAGAACTCATTTTTGTATTTGCACTGTTTGATTGtcttataaaaacaaaaataacaatttaaatatatttaactataattctttttactctctcatataaattattaagaatTAGTTTTTTGATGCTTTTTCATGCTTATGCTCTTAAAAGTTATTTGCTCAGACAAGTcattattaaaactataaagatagttgtatcttttattttattactaatatttaaattatgattttaatctTACATAGGTCTGGAAAACTTTTGGGCAATTTTAACCAGACACGTATTGTTTTAATTCCAAAAATTCAAAACGTGCGTACTGTTAAAGACTTAAGGCCAATAAGCTTGTGTACGgtcttttataaaattatctcAAAAGTGATGACTTCAAGGCTTCAACAAGTTATGCCACATATTATCAGTTCGGCACAAAGTGCCTTTATTCAAGAACGTCTCATTTCTGATAATATTTTGATAGCTCATGAATTGATCCACTACATGAAGAACAAGAGATCAGGAGATAAACAATTCATGGCTATTAAACTTGATTTAAGTAAAGCATATGATCGGGTTGAATGGATGTTTTTGGAACATATGATGACTGTTCTGGGTTTCCACCCACTTTGGATCTCTTGGATTATGGAGTGTGTGTCAACTGTTACCTATACAGTTATGGTAAATGGAGAGCCTACCCATGTTATTAACCCTACCCGTGGTATTAGGCAGGGTGATCCATTGTCTCCTTTCTTATTCTTAATTGTTGCAGAAGGCTTCTCCTACCTTTTAGACAAAGAAAATGAACATCAGAGTCTATTGGGCATCAAAATTGGGAGATATTGTCCTACAGTTACTCATCTTTTGTTTGCAGATGATTCAATTCTCTTTTCACAAGCAACGGTGGATGAATGTGATAAGATCCTCACTTTGCTAGAATGTTATTGTCATGCCAGTGGACAACAGATAAATTTGGATAAATCTTGTGTCATGTTCAGTATAAATACACCTCAGTGGCTACGACCTTACCTAGCTCAAATATTGGGAATTTCCAACATAGGAGCACAAGACCGATACCTTGGCCTTCCAGCTGTGATAAATAGGTCGAAAACAGAAACGTTTgctgaaattaaattaagagtTTCATCACGTCTTTTTGGCTGGAAAGAAAAATTCCTATCCCCGGGTGGTAAGGAAGTTTTAATCAAATCAGTTATACAATCCCTTCCGGTATTTCTTATGTCGTGTTTTAAGCTTCCTAAGAGTTTATGTGACGAGTTGAACGGCATGATGGCACGCTTTTGGTGGAACCAACATCATTCTGAATCTGGCATTCATTGGGTTAGTTGGCGTAATTTATGTGCTTCTAAACAAGATGGAGGATTAGGTTTTCGTGATATGGAATCATTTAATTTAGCTCTTTTGGCTAAACAAGGATGGCGGTTGAGTCAACCTTCTGATGGGttattttataagatttttaAGGGGAAGTATTTTCCACATTGTTCCTTTTTGGAAGCCCGTAAACCGTATAAGTCTAGTTGGGCATGGCAAGGTTTTCTTAAAGGAAGAGAGGTGTTACTTAGAGGTATACGTTGGCAAGTCGGAAATGGTTCTATGATCAACTGTTTGAAGGATCCATGGCTCCCAACTACTTTTCCATTCATGGCTAATCCCAGGTCAGATGTCTTGTTTAATATTTCTCAAGTAAGTGAGCTTATACTACCCAATCCGCCCCATTGGAATTTTACCTTACTCTCCCAATTATTTCAAGACTCTGATGTTCAAGTTATTATGTCTCTTCCTTTGAGTATTGACCCATCTCTGAATGATAAATTAATATGGTCCTTTACTAAAAATGGTCGTTATTCGGTCAAATCAGGGTACCATATAGCCTCTCAACTATTGTTATCTACTAGTGTGAATGGTCATAGTTCTACCACTAATCTCTCGTCTATTGCTGAAAATTTTTGGTCCCGTGTTTGGGGTCTTAAAGTCCCCCCGAAAATTCGCATCTTTATATGGAAATTATTGTTAAACAGAATTCCAGTGGGTATGAATCTTCAAGTTCGATGTCCTTCAATTCCCTCGACTTGTCGTATCTGTGGTCTATTTGAAGAATCAGTTGAACatcttttttattcatgttTTTTGGCAAAAAGTATATGGTTCCATTCTGAGTTAATGTTGCGTTCAGATTGCTTTGGTCAAATTCCATTTAATGTCTGGTGGGTAAAAGTTTTTGACGGTCTTACCACTCCTTTTCAACGTAATTTGATGGCAGTAATTTGTTGGAGAATCTGGATTGCAAGAAATGATAAGTGTTTTAACAATTCCGAATGGACAGTCTCAGAAGTGAATTCCAGAGCATTGGCACAATTACATGAATTTTCATCTGCTCATGTGCTGAATAATCAAGGTTCGGCTATAGTTAACGGATCAACTCGACAGGTTCAGCGGTGGAGGCCTCCACCGCCGGGAatgatcaaaataaattttgatgcgGCCTTAAGTATTAGTAACCGTATTGCAGCTGTTGGTTTGGTTTGTTCAAATTCTTCAGGGTACATCACTTATTCTTGCTCTCATCGTTTTCCAGGAATAGTATCTCCTGAAATTGCGGAGGCACTGGGGATGCGGCATGCCATTATGATTGCTTCTGAACTTGGTCTAAggaatattattattgaagGTGATTGCTTAAATGTGATCTCTGCAGCTCAAGGCAAGAAGGATATTCCGTCAACAATAGAAGTCATAATCTTTGATACCGTTCGCTTATCATCGTCGTTCATATCTTGCGACTTTGCTTATGTTAAGCGAATGTGTAATTGGATGGCCCATGAAGTGGCTAAAAAGTCCTTAAAGCCTCCTTTTTAGGAGTAATTATTGTAATCTTTATTATCTCGCTCTGACTAACAATCATTATGTACTTCTATTTTCCGATATTAATACAACTGCtactttgccaaaaaaaaattgagagatttCTGCATATATTATTTTTGTGAGTCACTAATGTATATTTTTAGGAAAAATGAGACATAGagtgtaatttcctcaaaatAAACGTTATCGTTCTCTCCTCTGCACCTCGATTGGTCATCGCCGTTGCCACTACTCCGGCACCACCGTCGCTCCTCCTCCACCGTCGCTCCTCCTCCACCTTTGCTGCTCAACCACCGTCGATGCTCTAATCCTTTCCCTCCGCTGCTCGTGTCCCTCTGCTCGCTTCAGTCTCGCCGGCGCTCCACTTCCACTGTCGCTGCTCTAATCCTGCTGCTCGTATCCCTCCGCTCCTCATTTCCCTCCGCTGCTTCAGTCTCGCCGGCGCTCTACTTCCATCGCCGCTTCTCTAATCCTGCTGCTCGTGTCCCTCCACTTCTTCAGTCTCGCCGGCGCCCCACTTACACCGCCGCTGCTCTTTCTCAGGTAAGGAAGTGCCTATATGTTGATTCTTTTACTCAGATTTCCTTATCTTGTTGGTTTGTGACTGATGGagaaattttattgaaaattgtACTGATGATGTGATATTTGATATCATAAACATGCTCATAaatgtctttttttttgttttcattgaTAATATGACTTGATTATACTCTCtggtttgttctttttttttaatgaaaatttgaaattggTTACTCACAATTGAAATTAGTTACTGATAATTGAAATTGGTTACTCGTAATTGAAATTGGTTATTAAACTTGCTCGTGTCCTTCTGCTTGATTAGTACATTTATAGCCGGAATTGAAACTTGACTGAACTTTTTGGCTGGAGACTTTACTGAAGTAAAATTGACAGAAAGGGAACTATTTCTTTTCATTAAAGTACTGTGATAACTTAACGAAACTATCACAAATTGGCAATGCACTTAATGACTTCTTATCAATAAGGAGAGACTAACTGATGCTTTATTTGATTTTGCCTATCTTAATGTCCCCATGCATGTATTATATGTGCCATATGAAGTGTAAAGAAAATCTGGATAAGTCTTTTagcttctttttcattttatataaatgtCTCCTTTACCATTTTTGCTCTGCAATCCATCgttctttattaaaattttacgtcATCGTCCCACTAAAAACCAATTCCATTCTTGAATTGTTCTTTCTGTAAAGGGCTTTGGAATCTTTGTTTCTCAAGCTGTTATCTCTTTGTTCACTTTTATCATAATTGATGTTATGTAAATATACATGATGATGTGCATATACAGGCAGACAATACATAGGTGGTGATGATTATTGATTAGTAAATATAAGTCGGTAGTATAATTTAGCCTCATCAAGACCATGCAAGATATGGGTTCTCAGTGTTTTTTATCTTCTTCATCAGAAGCATTCAATGTTCGGAGACTTTTTGGCTGGAGACTTTACTGAAGTAAAATTGATATCAATTTGAAGTTGTTAGAATTGGTTATGATATTTGAGTATACATGGTTTGCAGTTGTATGCATAGTGTCGTTGTATGCATAATGTGTggtttattaattatgttttgtatatttattgctATTTTCAAATTCCATTATGTTGTTAGTTAAGAGTTGCTTTTTAGAATTCTTattgttgttttaaatttacTACACAGAAGCAAATAGAACGACAGGTTACAGAGGGGAACTGACCAAGAACTGGCCTCCCTCTACTGGAGCCAATTTCAATATAAAGAGCAGTAAAAGTGAAGCAGCTGCTGACAAAGTTACAAATTAGAAGCCAATTCTTTTTATCTGTTTACAGGTTAGtctgtatttatttttttattttttattagttcTCTTACtgctttttaaatgttttaaatgttcatTTGAGTAAAGGGATTTTTTGGGTTCTCTTGGTTTGttataaattaacttttaaatattgAAACTTGTTCTATGAacttttaaagataaaaatggaACATTTGGTGAGtaattagatatttttataagaGAAAGCTGATTTTGTTGTCATTGGAATTTGAATAGAGTAGAAGATAAGTCCCGGTGTTGTATGTTTGAATttctatttgttttattaatctttgttaAAGTTTATGAGTTTATTTTCATTAGTAATCTGGAATTTGACGACTTCATTATTGTCTGTTGATTGAGCTTTTCATTGAAAGAGGTTCTTGGTATTGAAAGTGATAGTCTTGCTGCATTCGCGGATAATCATAGTGTTTGATGTTTGATCagtttaaagaaataaaatgcaAGGATGAGAACTGAGATAAAGAAATTTTACCTGTGATAAAGTGACATGTCGTTCATTTAACTTGAGGGGATCCAAATCCTTTCTAATCTTTGTTAAAGTTTATGAGTTTATTTTCATTAGTAATCTGGAATTTGACTACTTCATTATTGTCTGTTGATTGAGCTTTTCATTGAAAGAGGTTCTTGGTATTGAAAGTGATAGTCTTGCTGCATTCGCGGATAATCATAGTGTTTGATGTTTGATCagtttaaagaaataaaatgcaAGGATGAGAACTGAGATAAAGAAATTTTACCTGTGATAAAGTGACATGTCGTTCATTTAACTTGAGGGGATCCAAATCCTTTCTAATCACATTGTTGTTTGATCAGGATTTACAATGGAAAATGATCAGATATTGAGTGGAGACAAACTCATACTAAGAGGACTGAAGTTCCATGGCTTCCATGGGGTGAAACCTGAAGAACGGACTTTAGGTCAGAAATTCGTTGTTGATGTAGATGCCTGGATGGATCTCGGGTCAGCTGGTAATTCTGATCAGCTGTCAGATACTATCAGCTATACTGAAATTTACCGGTGAGCAATTCATCATTGAATCTACTGTTAAGAGTTTATGATTATCCGAATTTTATGATAGTATCTGGTCTGTTCTAGTGTTTTTGTTTTGCTTATTCGAAATTCATCATTACTGCCATCTTCCGACTTCTTGAACCATTTTCATTATTACGTTGACATTGGGAAATACCTATTAGTCTTCCGGCCTATTGAACTGTTCTTTAGGTTTTTGATTGTTTACTTTGTTGTACAACAGAATAGTTAAGGAATTTGTTGAGGGCACGCCCTGTAATCTACTCGAGTCGGTAGCTCAACGAATTGCTTCCACCACTCTGACAAAGTTTCCACAAATTTCCGCTGTGCGTGTGAAAGTTGGGAAGCCTCATGTTGCTGTTCAAGGTCAGCTGGATTATTTGGGAATTGAAATTTTCCGACGCCGAACTACAGGTGTTACAAACTAGATTCATTTACATGTTTGAGATTTAATcactcccccccccccccccccccccccacacTAATGTATCATCAAATTGTGTGTTTTTAATCCACATTGAGTGGATTGGAAGAAGCATTGAAAAGCATAATTTGCATTGTATTCAGCTATTCAGAAATAATTGATGTTTCTACATACACTACGAGAAGTTCGGATTGATGTTGATGTGTACGTTGTTACTTTACTTTATTTCTATCTTAAAATCTTGTGCACCCTTCGTATTCTTAAATTTTGTCTTGCTATGATTTTTCTCGGTGTGTCAAAgtaaacaaagaaaataaaaagtgaaattcACTTTCGTCAAGGTATCACCTATTTTTAAGTCAATTAGggacaatattttttatttttaggctaATCATCGTGCTCATTAAATGCATTTATTTTGTACAATTTGGGaattaattgacctaaaaatagatagaattgattaaaataattaaatgtgagTCAATTGACTCTAACACACAAGTTCATGAACCGTAACGAGACTTTGCTCTTTTCATTATTACATTGACATTCTTTGCTATTTTCATTATTACATTGACATTCTTATTGGAAAATAGCTATTATCCGACGCCGACGAACTGCGGGTGTTCCAAGCTAGATCAATTTACATGTTTGAGAATTGGTACCTTGTCTTGTCTTTCCTATGATGTATCATCGAATTATGGATTTGCAATGGAAATTGAGTTGATTGGAAACAACTTGTAAATCATAATTTGTACTGTATTTCAAACAATGCCATCACTTGAAACTTTCTCTTTGTTTTCTTTTGGAATATTCATGTTTGTGCCAATCAGTTCTTGCCATAATGTTGGTTTTAGGATAACAGATATTTTATTAGTTAATGTCTATCTCGATAAATTAATGAGGGAAAATTAGATACATAATTCAATATGAAGCAAGCACTAAAGAATGCCTCATGCAAACGGTATTTATATAGTAatttccttttaattttctaaactgaatttgaattataaattaaactGAAAAGAAAGGCAAagattttcttatttttgatAGAGGAAGCCTCAGAATAGTTCTCTACAAtgtgaaaaaatacaaaaggaAGGTGACCTCAAGCTGCCATGCGAGTTGGTTCACGATCACCACCTCTGCCTTTGCGATCCCAAATGTAGGGATGTAAATGAATCGAGCCGAGCCGAGGTTTAGAGTGTTCATATTCGGCTCGTTTAGCAAATAAAGTGTTCATATTCGGTTCATGTTCAATCGAACTTTGAACGGAGTGTGTTCACGTTCGGTTCGTTTATGAACCCATTTTTGtattaacatatatttttgTCTCTGAGATGCTTGGATTTTTCAAAACTccatgttcggttcgtgtttagctcgtgttcgttcgtttaaccgctaaacgaacaagttcgcgaacgtcctcacgaacgagctcgataagtactaaacgagctcgttctcgaacaagctcgcgaacgagctcgataagtatTAAACGAGCTTGTTTGCGAGCGAGCTCGTTTAGCggataaacgaacgaacacgagttgttaaacgaacgaacacgagttgttaaacgaacgaacacgagttGTTAAATGAACaaacacgaatatgagctgaataaattaaaaacaatctaatcgaACTCAGATTTAAGTTTCAATAATGGCTGCAGAATTATGTTTACCGATCTTTCTGTGTAtgaatgtttaaattttaagcTATTTGCGTGCGCTGAAACAGGGCAAACACATATGTGTGTATTTTGTGCTTGCTTACCTGTTTGTGAGAATTATGGATTTGTATGATTGTGATCGTGTGCCCAGTACGGGATTTTGATCTTTCAAATTACATTTCTCGCGAGGAGGATGGACAAGTTTCTTATCATTACGAGCTGTATGCAATAATTAACCATTATGGATGCATGGGAGGTGGTCACTATACTGCACTTATTGATGTAAGTGCTGTTTTTTTCTCATATTCTTTTACTTTGATGAGAGTTTGCGCAGATATCTTTAGTATATATTATAAGACAAGGTTGCTGaatgtttttgaaattgtttttatttactgTTGAATGAGGCACATATTTATAGGATTACAATGTTAAGTATAGCAAaaataattgatataattacaatGATACACTAATATAAATTTCCTATATTTGTAATATGAACATGATTAATTTTCCTTGATTGTAGGAGATGATTGATAGGATGATTGTTGATTTGTTTGACTGTCAATATTGGTAAGGATTTTCTGATTTGTATTGATATGGTTAATACGCCCCCGCAAGATGGACGTCCGATGCGTGAGTCCAATCTTGGTTCGTAACTCATGATATGAAGTCTTGTGCAGCGGTTTGGTGAGAATGTCAGCCAGTTGATCTTTGTTGGAGACATGTTGAATGCGAATTTGGCCGATTTGAAGTTGTTCTTTGACGAAGTGGAAGGAGAGAGCCATGTGTTTCATTCTGGAGTGAAAGACTGGGTTCTTGGCATAAAGCGTAGCTGAAATGTTGTCACAGTAAATGGCTGGTGATTTGCTGACGATGATGTGAAGCTCGGTGAGTAGGTTGCAGAGCCAAAGTGTTTCAGTTGTAACGGAAGCGACAGCTCGGAATTCAGCTTCGGTCGTGGAGAGTGCTATACCCCTTTGTTTTTTGGAGGACCAGGAAATAGGATTGCGACCGAGGTAAATGATGTAGCCTGTTGTGGAGATGTAGTTGTCTTTGTCGCCTGCGTGATCAGCGTCACAAAATGCATGAAGACAAAGTGGTGAATTACGATGCAGTTGGATGCCGAAGGTTTGAGTCCCTTGCAAGTAGCGAAGTAGACGTTTCAAAGCGGCCCAATGAGTAGTTGTGGGGTGATGAAGAAATTGAGCTAAGCGGTTTAGAGCAAAGGCAATGTCGAGCCTAGTTAGAGATAGATATTGTAAGCTTCCGACTATGGCGCGATAAGTTGATTGGTCGTGAATGGGTAGATGGTCTTCGCGAAGCAGTGATGGAGAGGTAGCCATAGGTGTAGTATttggtttggcttcaatcatggTGTATTTGGTGAGGAGATCGTGAACGTATTTAGATTGGTTTAGGTGTAGGCCGAGTTCATTTGGTATAACTTCTAAGCCTAGAAAGTACGACAGTGGTCCAAGATCTTTTAAGGAAAATCGCTTAGATAATGCTGAATAAACGTTTGTAGGTGTGTTAGATTTGGTCCAGTGATGATAATATCATCAACGTAAACTAGCATATAAATACAAGtgtttttggtttgtaaaatGAATAAAGATGAATCTGAAATAGATTGTTTAAAACCTTGGGTAAGTAGATGGGTTTTTAATTCTGTGTACCAAGCTCGAGGAGCTTGTTTTAGTCCATAGATTGCTTTATGAAGTTTACAAACATAGTCGGGTTTTGTTTGATCAACAAAGCCGGGTGGTTGAATCATGAAGACATTATCGGTCAAATTGCCTTGGAGAAAGGCATTGTTGACATCCAATTGACGAAGAGGCCATGACTTTGTAACAGCTAGAGATAAAATAAGACGAACAGTAGTTGGTTTTATAGCAGGACTAAATGTCTCAGTATAATCGATACCCGGTCGTTGATGGAAACCCTTAGCAACAAGTCGGGCCTTGTGTTGTTTTAGGGTGCCATCCGGGTTATATTTGTTACGAAATACCCATTTGCAGCCAATGACATTTTGTGATTGAGAGCGAGGAACGAGGGTCCATGTGTGGTTTTGCTCAAGTGCTTGGTACTCGTCGTGCATTGCATTACGCCATTGGGGAAGTATTAGAGCCTGTTTTACGGTGTTGGGCAAATTGTTAGGAGACGGGTTAAGGGTAGCAACTTTAGCGTATTTTGGGTTGGGTTTACGAATGTTGTTGTTGAGGCGAGTAGTGACTGTTTTGGCAGGTGGCGGAGCAGTGGACTTGGGTAGATGGCAGGTTTGGATGGGCTGTTGATGGATAGAGGTGGCGTCAGCGGAGGAAGATGGAGTAGCTGTGGTAGAGGTGGGGTCTAATAGGTTCGGATCCGAGGGCGAAGAGGGGTTGGATGTAGCTTGTTGGTTGGGAGAAGGATTTCGACGAGAGTAAACAATTGTAATGGGTGGTTTGGTGTGAGGTTGATCATTGACAGATGGGGTCGAGGGAGGTGCAGGGTTTGCGTTAGTAAGAATGGGTATGGACATGGTGCACCAATCATTTGGATTAGTGTGAGGCGAAGGGGATGATGGTGGTACTGATGATTTACGAAATGGGTACTCGTCATCGACAAATTTTACATGTCTTGAAGTGTAAATGCGATAAGTTTTTGGGTCAAGACAATGGTATGCGCTTTGAGTGGTGGAATAGCCAACGAAAATGCATGAAATAGAGCGGTCTTCTAATTTATTCTTAGTATACGGTCTTAACCAAGGGTAACAAAGACATCCA
Coding sequences within it:
- the LOC130015415 gene encoding uncharacterized protein LOC130015415, giving the protein METLRCCRRVRLWIDYAGDGGEDDEGGRRASDTNTAYFHACSRQRSINNRLKGIEDENGIWTSDPQQMQKVIENYFISIFSSCSPSQFHTVTNGLRCRVTSTMNSVLISNVTDLEIKKAVFDINPTGSPGDDGMTAQFFQTYWDLIKKDIILNVRDFFRSGKLLGNFNQTRIVLIPKIQNVRTVKDLRPISLCTVFYKIISKVMTSRLQQVMPHIISSAQSAFIQERLISDNILIAHELIHYMKNKRSGDKQFMAIKLDLSKAYDRVEWMFLEHMMTVLGFHPLWISWIMECVSTVTYTVMVNGEPTHVINPTRGIRQGDPLSPFLFLIVAEGFSYLLDKENEHQSLLGIKIGRYCPTVTHLLFADDSILFSQATVDECDKILTLLECYCHASGQQINLDKSCVMFSINTPQWLRPYLAQILGISNIGAQDRYLGLPAVINRSKTETFAEIKLRVSSRLFGWKEKFLSPGGKEVLIKSVIQSLPVFLMSCFKLPKSLCDELNGMMARFWWNQHHSESGIHWVSWRNLCASKQDGGLGFRDMESFNLALLAKQGWRLSQPSDGLFYKIFKGKYFPHCSFLEARKPYKSSWAWQGFLKGREVLLRGIRWQVGNGSMINCLKDPWLPTTFPFMANPRSDVLFNISQVSELILPNPPHWNFTLLSQLFQDSDVQVIMSLPLSIDPSLNDKLIWSFTKNGRYSVKSGYHIASQLLLSTSVNGHSSTTNLSSIAENFWSRVWGLKVPPKIRIFIWKLLLNRIPVGMNLQVRCPSIPSTCRICGLFEESVEHLFYSCFLAKSIWFHSELMLRSDCFGQIPFNVWWVKVFDGLTTPFQRNLMAVICWRIWIARNDKCFNNSEWTVSEVNSRALAQLHEFSSAHVLNNQGSAIVNGSTRQVQRWRPPPPGMIKINFDAALSISNRIAAVGLVCSNSSGYITYSCSHRFPGIVSPEIAEALGMRHAIMIASELGLRNIIIEGDCLNVISAAQGKKDIPSTIEVIIFDTVRLSSSFISCDFAYVKRMCNWMAHESRRRSTSTVAALILLLVSLRSSFPSAASVSPALYFHRRFSNPAARVPPLLQSRRRPTYTAAALSQVRKCLYVDSFTQISLSCWFVTDGEILLKIGFGIFVSQAVISLFTFIIIDVICMHSVVVCIMCEANRTTGYRGELTKNWPPSTGANFNIKSSKSEAAADKVLGIESDSLAAFADNHSVLGIESDSLAAFADNHSV
- the LOC126676532 gene encoding dihydroneopterin aldolase 2-like; translated protein: MENDQILSGDKLILRGLKFHGFHGVKPEERTLGQKFVVDVDAWMDLGSAGNSDQLSDTISYTEIYRIVKEFVEGTPCNLLESVAQRIASTTLTKFPQISAVRVKVGKPHVAVQGQLDYLGIEIFRRRTTGVTN